In the Telopea speciosissima isolate NSW1024214 ecotype Mountain lineage chromosome 6, Tspe_v1, whole genome shotgun sequence genome, ACTGTTGGATAgcgtgtcaaatttcagagtctaattcaatcagaTACCAGCTTTTGTAGTGACATAAATCCCGTCTATGTCTATGCATATGTACTCTAGACATTTCTGTGCACCCTCCCAACTTTGAGTGGGTATAGATGGTTTAGattaatatgtatatatatatatatatatatatatatatatatatatataaatgaattGCTGAGGTTTGTCTTGTGATTTTCGgaaacatcaccttccattgttacatggataactacccaagaaaagaaaacaaaaaaaagtgttaAAGAGTTTTTTGTTCTTAGTACTTGTTTGTCCCCCTATATGTGATGCCATTGCGATTGACCTCCCATTGGTTCTTTCTAGGTTCAAGATCGATTCTGCATTATTTATAGGGTGAATTTGgtcaaccaaataaaaagaaatgcttggaatttggtcCCTGGGGTATCTGAATCAAACCTTCCTAGGACTGTCTTTGGAGATTTAGTACCTTTAGTGTATGGTGTCCATCATAATTATTCCAACTGACAACTGGAGGGGTTTCTCAAAGCCATGATAAGATTCTATCGAAGAGCCTCAATATCAGGTAGGACAGTATGGATATGTTGGAATTCAATCAATGCTTGTGCTTCTTGAACAGTGACGTGTTTttcactctttctttttttgttttttgtaaatTGGGGTTTTGCTTTTATTTGCTTCCACCGTGCTTCTGGGCTCTGTTTTACCTGTTTTTAAAGTACATATTCATGATAATTATGGTTTGTGAAAAGTTGTTGGTGCATGGTTAATTATCTGTTCCAATTTCCATGCTATTTGGGTCAAGGTAACTGCAACCCATAATGTTGGTCACTTTTGACTATACCTTGCAGAAAATGGCTTCTTGGATCCCATTATGGTTATCGTCATTTCCAATGCCTAATGTCATTTCCAATGCCTAATACCTTTATAAAGAAGTGGTTAACTCTGGTACAGACATGCAGAAAATGTGATATAAAAAATCTGCGACTTCGTATCTTCTCCTTTATGCTGTTGTTCTGTGGTGCCAGTAGAGCCTTTCTGGTCAATTTAATCTGGAGTCACCAGTTTGTTACTGCATTACTGTTTCACTATAAATCCATAGTTGTCATTAGAATTTGATAGGAATGAAGAAGTTGGTTGAGGTTCTAGCTGATTTTCTTCTTGCGGAATTGACAACACAAATTTTCTTTTACCAGGCGAACACGTGTTGTTTTTGATGTAGCAGTCCGGGTTCATATTAACATACAACAGAGAGACTTAGAAGTTGGTCGGAACCTTGGGAACTGGATCCTTCGGTGGCTAGATCACATGAAACCATCTGCTCATATCCGTGGTCCTCTTGGAAACCCACCCAGTGTTGGCTACACATTCAAGCATGTTACCAACTCATCCAGCCAGAAGCCTCCCTGGTCCATCCAAAGATTTCGTAACAGAGTTATGAACAGGGGAACCGTTGGACGTCTCACCACATCAATGTATGTATGGCCTAAATCATTCCCTACTCTGGCAACAATATTGCTGCCATCGAGATCGACTGGTGCAAACATCCAGTACAGGAACTTGTGCTTCAGTGGGACTTATTTGCCAGGACCAAACTATGGAAAAGGCAGATCTGATGGGGTGGTTCGGAAGGACATAATGCAGTGGATGCTGCAAAATTGACTACTGAAACTTCTGCAGACTTTTTCTGATTATTGCTAGTTTTGTAAATTCTTCCTTTGGTCCATCCTGAGAACTCGATTCTGCAGATATGAAAAATAACATGGTATGTCTGGAAAAACCATGCTGTACCGTGGGAAACAACATTCAAGTGTTTTTGTTTGTTCGCATGACATTCAGCCAACGCCTTGTTAAGTGTGTGTAGAGTACAATAACCCTAATGCTAATGCCTTTTCTATTGTGATACACTGATACCCCATCAGACAGTTACAGTTTAACTACAAGAAGACATTGTCAACAGCTTAGAAGCTATACTGGGAGGTTCCAGACTGCtataaatattttgttttgttttgttttgtgttttttgtttcttgttttgggggggagggggcagtTGTAGGGTTTGCATTAGTAGACTAAGGGCTGATGACTTaccggggaaaaaaaaaaaaaaaaacttgaaaggcTTAACAGCTAATGTGGTCTGATATCGATTTCAATTTcgtattgatttcatgaaataatcGACAAATTAATTTTTAGTTAAGAAATTGAAACTGTcttggttgcatcaatctgaaatatttcaaaaataggAAATCCATTTGGTACTTTAATTTCATAGAATAGATTGTTGGGAAGGGggtcgtggtggtggtgaaaTAGAGTGATtttactttcatttctttttaaacaTGTCAAAGAACACATTTATCTttgttattaatacatgctcaTTATTGTGGAACACAAAATAGTCTTAAagttgatttcaatttcaatattAAAACAAGTCCTCAA is a window encoding:
- the LOC122663774 gene encoding uncharacterized protein LOC122663774 translates to MVLWEITLGTAYFLGLKRTYRLALKLQRLLVGPHHPQIRQFLHRRTRVVFDVAVRVHINIQQRDLEVGRNLGNWILRWLDHMKPSAHIRGPLGNPPSVGYTFKHVTNSSSQKPPWSIQRFRNRVMNRGTVGRLTTSMYVWPKSFPTLATILLPSRSTGANIQYRNLCFSGTYLPGPNYGKGRSDGVVRKDIMQWMLQN